Proteins encoded in a region of the Eschrichtius robustus isolate mEscRob2 chromosome 16, mEscRob2.pri, whole genome shotgun sequence genome:
- the ZNF789 gene encoding zinc finger protein 789 isoform X1, whose amino-acid sequence MARILHHLRDQATEAVFLPVLWKGLLAFEDVAVYFTREEWDALHWPQKALYRDVMLDNYRNVLSLGFQFPKPEVICQLEQWEEPWILDLPRAGTRKASGSACPGPEARFKMKELTPKQNISEDLESCKMSLVKQKMARKPLEKLLECNEFVDIYRLSLPTIGDECCKDFLQNLNLIQDRKAQARTKQGKYDEYGKPFHQRSLLLRHKRILTNAKSYECSECGRAFQRQANFVRHQRIHSSEDPFECDICGQAFKQKSALIVHKQCHSQKKPYKCHDCGKCFRQMAYLVEHRRVHTKEKPYKCSECERTFSQNSTLIRHQLIHSGEKPHKCIECGKAFGRHSTLMSHRQIHNKQNTHKCSECGESFGRNVDLIQHQRIHTKEEFFECRECGKTFSFKANLHRHEVIHTGERPYRCDKCGKSFSWRTSFIKHQGTHREQIPM is encoded by the exons ATGGCCAGGATCCTGCACCACCTCAGAGACCAGGCCACGGAAGCCGTGTTCCTGCCAGTCCTGTGGAAG GGGTTGCTGGCCTTTGAGGACGTGGCTGTGTACTTCACCAGGGAAGAGTGGGACGCACTGCACTGGCCTCAGAAGGCCCTCTACAGAGACGTGATGCTGGACAACTACAGAAACGTGCTCTCCTTGG GATTTCAGTTTCCCAAACCTGAGGTGATCTGTCAGCTGGAGCAGTGGGAAGAGCCGTGGATCCTGGATCTACCGCGAGCTGGGACTAGGAAGGCTTCCGGTAGTGCTTGCCCAG gtCCTGAAGCCAGATTCAAGATGAAAGAGCTAACTCCAAAGCAGAACATTTCTGAAGATTTAGAGTCATGTAAGATGTCACTGGTAAAACAGAAAATGGCTAGGAAACCCTTAGAAAAGTTACTTGAATGTAACGAATTTGTGGACATTTACCGACTTTCACTCCCTACTATTGGTGATGAATGCTGTAAGGACTTCCTTCAAAACCTTAACCTTATTCAAGATCGGAAAGCTCAGGCAAGGACGAAGCAGGGCAAATATGATGAGTATGGAAAACCCTTCCATCAGAGATCACTGCTTTTGAGGCATAAGCGAATTCTTACAAATGCAAAATCTTATGAATGCAGCGAATGTGGAAGAGCCTTCCAGCGTCAGGCAAATTTTGTTCGACATCAAAGAATTCACAGTTCAGAGGATCCCTTTGAGTGCGACATATGTGGGCAGGCCTTCAAACAGAAGTCTGCTCTGATTGTCCACAAACAGTGTCACTCACAAAAAAAGCCATATAAATGTCATGACTGTGGAAAGTGTTTCCGTCAGATGGCGTATCTTGTTGAACATAGGAGGGTCCATACCAAAGAAAAACCCTATAAATGTAGCGAATGTGAAAGAACATTTAGTCAGAATTCAACCCTTATTCGACATCAGTTAATCCACAGTGGAGAGAAACCCCATAAATGCAttgaatgtggaaaagcctttgGCCGGCATTCAACCCTTATGAGCCATCGACAAATTCACAATAAACAGAACACTCATAAATGCAGTGAATGTGGTGAATCCTTTGGTCGGAATGTAGATCTCATTCAGCATCAAAGAATCCATACCAAGGAGGAATTCTTTGAATGTAGAGAATGTGGGAAAACTTTTAGTTTTAAGGCAAATCTTCATCGACATGAGGTcattcatactggagagagacCCTACAGATGTGACAAATGTGGAAAATCTTTCAGTTGGCGCACAAGCTTTATTAAGCATCAGGGTACTCACAGAGAGCAGATACCTATGTGA
- the ZNF789 gene encoding zinc finger protein 789 isoform X3 — translation MARILHHLRDQATEAVFLPVLWKGLLAFEDVAVYFTREEWDALHWPQKALYRDVMLDNYRNVLSLGPEARFKMKELTPKQNISEDLESCKMSLVKQKMARKPLEKLLECNEFVDIYRLSLPTIGDECCKDFLQNLNLIQDRKAQARTKQGKYDEYGKPFHQRSLLLRHKRILTNAKSYECSECGRAFQRQANFVRHQRIHSSEDPFECDICGQAFKQKSALIVHKQCHSQKKPYKCHDCGKCFRQMAYLVEHRRVHTKEKPYKCSECERTFSQNSTLIRHQLIHSGEKPHKCIECGKAFGRHSTLMSHRQIHNKQNTHKCSECGESFGRNVDLIQHQRIHTKEEFFECRECGKTFSFKANLHRHEVIHTGERPYRCDKCGKSFSWRTSFIKHQGTHREQIPM, via the exons ATGGCCAGGATCCTGCACCACCTCAGAGACCAGGCCACGGAAGCCGTGTTCCTGCCAGTCCTGTGGAAG GGGTTGCTGGCCTTTGAGGACGTGGCTGTGTACTTCACCAGGGAAGAGTGGGACGCACTGCACTGGCCTCAGAAGGCCCTCTACAGAGACGTGATGCTGGACAACTACAGAAACGTGCTCTCCTTGG gtCCTGAAGCCAGATTCAAGATGAAAGAGCTAACTCCAAAGCAGAACATTTCTGAAGATTTAGAGTCATGTAAGATGTCACTGGTAAAACAGAAAATGGCTAGGAAACCCTTAGAAAAGTTACTTGAATGTAACGAATTTGTGGACATTTACCGACTTTCACTCCCTACTATTGGTGATGAATGCTGTAAGGACTTCCTTCAAAACCTTAACCTTATTCAAGATCGGAAAGCTCAGGCAAGGACGAAGCAGGGCAAATATGATGAGTATGGAAAACCCTTCCATCAGAGATCACTGCTTTTGAGGCATAAGCGAATTCTTACAAATGCAAAATCTTATGAATGCAGCGAATGTGGAAGAGCCTTCCAGCGTCAGGCAAATTTTGTTCGACATCAAAGAATTCACAGTTCAGAGGATCCCTTTGAGTGCGACATATGTGGGCAGGCCTTCAAACAGAAGTCTGCTCTGATTGTCCACAAACAGTGTCACTCACAAAAAAAGCCATATAAATGTCATGACTGTGGAAAGTGTTTCCGTCAGATGGCGTATCTTGTTGAACATAGGAGGGTCCATACCAAAGAAAAACCCTATAAATGTAGCGAATGTGAAAGAACATTTAGTCAGAATTCAACCCTTATTCGACATCAGTTAATCCACAGTGGAGAGAAACCCCATAAATGCAttgaatgtggaaaagcctttgGCCGGCATTCAACCCTTATGAGCCATCGACAAATTCACAATAAACAGAACACTCATAAATGCAGTGAATGTGGTGAATCCTTTGGTCGGAATGTAGATCTCATTCAGCATCAAAGAATCCATACCAAGGAGGAATTCTTTGAATGTAGAGAATGTGGGAAAACTTTTAGTTTTAAGGCAAATCTTCATCGACATGAGGTcattcatactggagagagacCCTACAGATGTGACAAATGTGGAAAATCTTTCAGTTGGCGCACAAGCTTTATTAAGCATCAGGGTACTCACAGAGAGCAGATACCTATGTGA
- the ZNF789 gene encoding zinc finger protein 789 isoform X2 — MALTPLFRSSHLYQLGVFPSWKGLLAFEDVAVYFTREEWDALHWPQKALYRDVMLDNYRNVLSLGFQFPKPEVICQLEQWEEPWILDLPRAGTRKASGSACPGPEARFKMKELTPKQNISEDLESCKMSLVKQKMARKPLEKLLECNEFVDIYRLSLPTIGDECCKDFLQNLNLIQDRKAQARTKQGKYDEYGKPFHQRSLLLRHKRILTNAKSYECSECGRAFQRQANFVRHQRIHSSEDPFECDICGQAFKQKSALIVHKQCHSQKKPYKCHDCGKCFRQMAYLVEHRRVHTKEKPYKCSECERTFSQNSTLIRHQLIHSGEKPHKCIECGKAFGRHSTLMSHRQIHNKQNTHKCSECGESFGRNVDLIQHQRIHTKEEFFECRECGKTFSFKANLHRHEVIHTGERPYRCDKCGKSFSWRTSFIKHQGTHREQIPM, encoded by the exons ATGGCTTTAACTCCTCTGTTCAGGTCGAGCCATCTTTATCAGCTGGGGGTTTTTCCTTCTTGGAAG GGGTTGCTGGCCTTTGAGGACGTGGCTGTGTACTTCACCAGGGAAGAGTGGGACGCACTGCACTGGCCTCAGAAGGCCCTCTACAGAGACGTGATGCTGGACAACTACAGAAACGTGCTCTCCTTGG GATTTCAGTTTCCCAAACCTGAGGTGATCTGTCAGCTGGAGCAGTGGGAAGAGCCGTGGATCCTGGATCTACCGCGAGCTGGGACTAGGAAGGCTTCCGGTAGTGCTTGCCCAG gtCCTGAAGCCAGATTCAAGATGAAAGAGCTAACTCCAAAGCAGAACATTTCTGAAGATTTAGAGTCATGTAAGATGTCACTGGTAAAACAGAAAATGGCTAGGAAACCCTTAGAAAAGTTACTTGAATGTAACGAATTTGTGGACATTTACCGACTTTCACTCCCTACTATTGGTGATGAATGCTGTAAGGACTTCCTTCAAAACCTTAACCTTATTCAAGATCGGAAAGCTCAGGCAAGGACGAAGCAGGGCAAATATGATGAGTATGGAAAACCCTTCCATCAGAGATCACTGCTTTTGAGGCATAAGCGAATTCTTACAAATGCAAAATCTTATGAATGCAGCGAATGTGGAAGAGCCTTCCAGCGTCAGGCAAATTTTGTTCGACATCAAAGAATTCACAGTTCAGAGGATCCCTTTGAGTGCGACATATGTGGGCAGGCCTTCAAACAGAAGTCTGCTCTGATTGTCCACAAACAGTGTCACTCACAAAAAAAGCCATATAAATGTCATGACTGTGGAAAGTGTTTCCGTCAGATGGCGTATCTTGTTGAACATAGGAGGGTCCATACCAAAGAAAAACCCTATAAATGTAGCGAATGTGAAAGAACATTTAGTCAGAATTCAACCCTTATTCGACATCAGTTAATCCACAGTGGAGAGAAACCCCATAAATGCAttgaatgtggaaaagcctttgGCCGGCATTCAACCCTTATGAGCCATCGACAAATTCACAATAAACAGAACACTCATAAATGCAGTGAATGTGGTGAATCCTTTGGTCGGAATGTAGATCTCATTCAGCATCAAAGAATCCATACCAAGGAGGAATTCTTTGAATGTAGAGAATGTGGGAAAACTTTTAGTTTTAAGGCAAATCTTCATCGACATGAGGTcattcatactggagagagacCCTACAGATGTGACAAATGTGGAAAATCTTTCAGTTGGCGCACAAGCTTTATTAAGCATCAGGGTACTCACAGAGAGCAGATACCTATGTGA
- the ZNF789 gene encoding zinc finger protein 789 isoform X4, whose product MKELTPKQNISEDLESCKMSLVKQKMARKPLEKLLECNEFVDIYRLSLPTIGDECCKDFLQNLNLIQDRKAQARTKQGKYDEYGKPFHQRSLLLRHKRILTNAKSYECSECGRAFQRQANFVRHQRIHSSEDPFECDICGQAFKQKSALIVHKQCHSQKKPYKCHDCGKCFRQMAYLVEHRRVHTKEKPYKCSECERTFSQNSTLIRHQLIHSGEKPHKCIECGKAFGRHSTLMSHRQIHNKQNTHKCSECGESFGRNVDLIQHQRIHTKEEFFECRECGKTFSFKANLHRHEVIHTGERPYRCDKCGKSFSWRTSFIKHQGTHREQIPM is encoded by the coding sequence ATGAAAGAGCTAACTCCAAAGCAGAACATTTCTGAAGATTTAGAGTCATGTAAGATGTCACTGGTAAAACAGAAAATGGCTAGGAAACCCTTAGAAAAGTTACTTGAATGTAACGAATTTGTGGACATTTACCGACTTTCACTCCCTACTATTGGTGATGAATGCTGTAAGGACTTCCTTCAAAACCTTAACCTTATTCAAGATCGGAAAGCTCAGGCAAGGACGAAGCAGGGCAAATATGATGAGTATGGAAAACCCTTCCATCAGAGATCACTGCTTTTGAGGCATAAGCGAATTCTTACAAATGCAAAATCTTATGAATGCAGCGAATGTGGAAGAGCCTTCCAGCGTCAGGCAAATTTTGTTCGACATCAAAGAATTCACAGTTCAGAGGATCCCTTTGAGTGCGACATATGTGGGCAGGCCTTCAAACAGAAGTCTGCTCTGATTGTCCACAAACAGTGTCACTCACAAAAAAAGCCATATAAATGTCATGACTGTGGAAAGTGTTTCCGTCAGATGGCGTATCTTGTTGAACATAGGAGGGTCCATACCAAAGAAAAACCCTATAAATGTAGCGAATGTGAAAGAACATTTAGTCAGAATTCAACCCTTATTCGACATCAGTTAATCCACAGTGGAGAGAAACCCCATAAATGCAttgaatgtggaaaagcctttgGCCGGCATTCAACCCTTATGAGCCATCGACAAATTCACAATAAACAGAACACTCATAAATGCAGTGAATGTGGTGAATCCTTTGGTCGGAATGTAGATCTCATTCAGCATCAAAGAATCCATACCAAGGAGGAATTCTTTGAATGTAGAGAATGTGGGAAAACTTTTAGTTTTAAGGCAAATCTTCATCGACATGAGGTcattcatactggagagagacCCTACAGATGTGACAAATGTGGAAAATCTTTCAGTTGGCGCACAAGCTTTATTAAGCATCAGGGTACTCACAGAGAGCAGATACCTATGTGA